A stretch of Vespula vulgaris chromosome 5, iyVesVulg1.1, whole genome shotgun sequence DNA encodes these proteins:
- the LOC127064100 gene encoding 40S ribosomal protein S23, whose product MGKPRGLRTARKHVIHRRDQRWNDKDYKKAHLGTRWKANPFGGASHAKGIVLEKVGVEAKQPNSAIRKCVRVQLIKNGKKITAFVPRDGCLNNIEENDEVLVAGFGRKGHAVGDIPGVRFKVVKVANVSLLALYKEKKERPRS is encoded by the exons ATGG GTAAACCTCGAGGTCTTCGCACAGCTCGTAAACACGTAATTCATAGACGTGATCAACGTTGGAATGATAAAGACTATAAAAAAGCACATTTAGGAACAAGGTGGAAGGCTAATCCCTTTGGAGGTGCATCACATGCTAAAGGCATTGTTTTGGAAAAAGT CGGAGTTGAAGCTAAACAGCCCAACTCAGCTATTCGGAAGTGCGTAAGAGTGCAGCTTATCAAGAATGGCAAGAAGATCACAGCTTTTGTACCGAGAGACGGCTGTCTAAACAACATTGAAGAAAATGACGAAGTTTTAGTAGCTGGATTTGGACGTAAAGGTCATGCTGTTGGTGACATTCCCGGTGTTCGTTTTAAAGTAGTAAAAGTTGCAAACGTTTCTCTGCTCGCtctttacaaagaaaagaaggaacgtCCCAGATCATAA
- the LOC127064099 gene encoding uncharacterized protein LOC127064099, with protein sequence MPTIDMLMSDFYNVLFKLRYPEITKAEPDNISSIIFSGDNRIHLLTWLLAEKVPDIAIDLGKLEGSALQDKLAMYYSQLGICINKDILLGNCTLEEQLSTLNLLLQFIKNVYIDSIDVPTNEEESIANLLKIHFTEDTNNPSNTSVKQSYAEAVKYFEDIQKLDKSNESNNISITKTLSVDNENNAERKNIEQQKNFIVQMEKFMDTYDIISSWPISHTKNENTAENNMDSNIKSIHSNFMIFKQMLHMKDEIPKFKLPSASQKVNYDNKSLNSLVENIMISTDETIDTL encoded by the exons ATGCCTACGATAGATATGCTTATGTCagatttttataatgttttattcaaattacgTTATCCTGAAATTACAAAAGCAGAACCAGACAATATaagttctattatattttccgGTGATAATCGAATTCATCTATTAACATGGTTACTTGCGGAAAAAGTACCGGACATTGCAATCGACTTAGGAAAACTTGAAGGTTCTGCTTTGCAAG ATAAACTTGCAATGTATTATTCTCAGCTTGGAATTTGTATTaacaaagatatattattg gGTAATTGTACGTTAGAAGAACAACTTTCtactttaaatttattattgcaatttattaaaaatgtttatatagatTCAATTGATGTTCCAACCAATGAGGAAGAATCAATTGCAAATTTATtgaaa ATACATTTTACTGAAGATACAAATAATCCAAGTAATACATCTGTAAAACAGAGTTATGCAGAAgctgtaaaatattttgaagatatacaaaaattagATAAGTCTAATGAGTCGAATAACATTTCTATAACAAAAACATTATCTGTagataat gAAAATAATGCAGAACggaaaaatattgaacaacaaaagaattttattgtaCAAATGGAAAAATTCATGGATACCTAtgatataatttcttcttgGCCAATATCGCAtacgaaaaacgaaaatactGCAGAAAACAATATGGATTCAAATATCAAAAGTATACACtctaattttatgattttcaaaCAG atgcTACATATGAAAGATGAGATACCCAAATTTAAATTACCAAGTGCATCACAAAAAGTTAATTATGATAACAAATCATTGAATTCACTTGTAGAAAACATTATGATTTCTACAGATGAAactattgatacattatga
- the LOC127063832 gene encoding death domain-associated protein 6-like isoform X3 has translation MEKNEVICISSDDDEKINDKQKSLSSDEKVNEFNSVNTSRELLYNNEKKDIAKQKRKISEVDDTSNVKNNSIDKKMKTKLSQEVNGQLVEDSDKQNDIKSQICTSTPVNSGIVKPKLIIKEKKNISILEPDIFPMFISLCLQKKREPAMEIIVNKLKRRYELMNPIYAKSEVFQNFLNRKRNAILSSDNMIYHHIMDVKTEMKARAKGALKTVQSKTNKSNVSSDMSSSKASSSPSIFNNTEMMDIDEEDYEDNTMDPHIEKRLKKIVKVMNICEKRIKMLEEAEVDFDDEDNSNYIKLEKYKERMVNLYNEYCRITGDNADAGRPYLRPKHLNPTQIVIVDQAITNFINAKITKRNKLKRNGRFTDDLIFPDYTDILKCVSDCNEKNNLGLDKKKQSQIAKKAFTNLGEHLQRARRNDYWDTFSLCLENKQEDPALIDQDLAQKLRTNREIGEQKLTQVFQDYVRKQEEMNNSSLKNKTNIENDDNEDHNIESKDEDEHSEEDNEDYEDDSDIVEGEDENDIVESEDENHIIESEDKDDKDKDDKDKGDKDKDDTDKGDKDKGDKDKDDTDKGDKDKGDKDEVVIDSSEQNIKKNEHHILENEISLENDLTNTCEDKDSKDVLITNIKEVRCDIKHLKLDSALFEKTNESGSAIQSDVSVIQESSTLNNNDTKVFALN, from the exons ATGGAGAAAAACGAAGTTATCTGTATTTCTtctgatgatgatgaaaag aTCAACGATAAACAAAAGTCTCTGTCTAGTGATGAAAAagttaatgaatttaattctGTAAATACAAGTAGAGAGTTATTgtataacaatgaaaaaaaagatatagctAAGCAAAAACGCAAAATATCAGAAGTCGATGATACATCGAACGTAAAGAATAAtagtatagataaaaaaatgaagacaAAATTAAGTCAAGAAGTGAATGGTCAGTTAGTAGAGGATAGTGACAaacaaaatgatattaaatcaCAAATATGTACATCTACACCTGTAAATAGTGGTATTGTTAAACCTAAGttgattattaaagaaaagaaaaatatatccatTTTAGAACCAGATATATTTCCTATGTTTATTAGTTTATGTTtacaaaagaaacgagaacCGGCAATGgaaattatcgttaataaacttaaaAGACGATACGAGTTAATGAATCCTATATATGCAAAATCGGAAGTTTTCCAGAATTTTTTGAACAGAAAACGTAATGCTATATTGTCTTCtgataatatgatatatcatCATATTATGGATGTTAAGACTGAAATGAAAGCTAGAGCTAAAGGAGCTTTAAAAACTGTTCaaagtaaaacaaataaaagtaatgTTTCTAGTGATATGTCAAGTTCAAAAGCATCTTCATCTccaagtatttttaataatacagaAATGATGGATATAGATGAAGAAGATTACGAAGATAATACTATGGATCCTCATATAGAGAAAAGACTTAAGAAAATAGTGAAAGTAATGAAtatatgtgaaaaaagaataaaaatgttagaaGAGGCTGAAGTAGATTTTGATGATGAAGATAACAGTAATTACATTAAGcttgaaaaatataaggaaAGAATGGTGAACCTTTACAATGAATATTGTCGTATAACAGGTGATAATGCAGATGCAGGTCGTCCATATTTGAGACCCAAGCATTTAAATCCAACTCAAATTGTTATCGTGGATCAAGCAATCACGAATTTCATAAATGCAAAGATCActaaaagaaacaaactaaaaagaaatggCAGATTTACAGacgatttaatatttccaGATTACACAGACATTTTGAAATGTGTTTCAGATtgtaatgagaaaaataatttaggattagataaaaaaaaacaatctcAGATCG CTAAAAAGGCATTTACAAATTTGGGAGAACATTTACAACGTGCTAGACGCAACGATTACTGGGATACGTTTTCCCTATGTTtggaaaataaacaagaagaTCCAGCCTTAATAGATCAAGATCTTGCACAAAAATTACGTACAAATCGAGAGATCGGAGAACAGAAGTTAACTCAAGTATTTCAAGACTATgtgagaaaacaagaagaaatgaataattcctcattaaaaaataagacaaatatagaaaatgatgACAATGAAGATCACAATATAGAGTCTAAAGATGAGGATGAACATAGTGAAGAGGATAATGAAGATTATGAAGATGACAGTGACATTGTAGAAGGCgaagatgaaaatgatattGTAGAAAGTGAAGATGAAAATCATATTATAGAAAGTGAAGATAAAGATgacaaagataaagatgaCAAAGATAAAGGTgacaaagataaagatgataCAGATAAAGGTGACAAAGATAAAGGTgacaaagataaagatgataCAGATAAAGGTGACAAAGATAAAGGTGACAAAGATGAAGTAGTTATCGATAGCAGTgaacaaaatataaagaagaacgaaCATCATATCTTGGAAAATGAGATAAGtttagaaaatgatttaacaAATACATGCGAGGATAAAGATAGCAAGGAtgtattaataacaaatataaaagaagtaaGATGTGATATAAAACACTTAAAGCTTGACTCTGCGCTTTTTGAAAAGACGAATGAATCAGGTTCAGCGATACAATCAGATGTATCGGTTATTCAAGAATCATCGACattaaataacaatgatactaaAG TGTTTGCGTTAAATTAG
- the LOC127063832 gene encoding protein PFC0760c-like isoform X2, protein MEKNEVICISSDDDEKINDKQKSLSSDEKVNEFNSVNTSRELLYNNEKKDIAKQKRKISEVDDTSNVKNNSIDKKMKTKLSQEVNGQLVEDSDKQNDIKSQICTSTPVNSGIVKPKLIIKEKKNISILEPDIFPMFISLCLQKKREPAMEIIVNKLKRRYELMNPIYAKSEVFQNFLNRKRNAILSSDNMIYHHIMDVKTEMKARAKGALKTVQSKTNKSNVSSDMSSSKASSSPSIFNNTEMMDIDEEDYEDNTMDPHIEKRLKKIVKVMNICEKRIKMLEEAEVDFDDEDNSNYIKLEKYKERMVNLYNEYCRITGDNADAGRPYLRPKHLNPTQIVIVDQAITNFINAKITKRNKLKRNGRFTDDLIFPDYTDILKCVSDCNEKNNLGLDKKKQSQIAKKAFTNLGEHLQRARRNDYWDTFSLCLENKQEDPALIDQDLAQKLRTNREIGEQKLTQVFQDYVRKQEEMNNSSLKNKTNIENDDNEDHNIESKDEDEHSEEDNEDYEDDSDIVEGEDENDIVESEDENHIIESEDKDDKDKDDKDKGDKDKDDTDKGDKDKGDKDEVVIDSSEQNIKKNEHHILENEISLENDLTNTCEDKDSKDVLITNIKEVRCDIKHLKLDSALFEKTNESGSAIQSDVSVIQESSTLNNNDTKDESDEIMLLDNDCDETTGGNKPLLRVRSFAKHPTTWEDNKQKFQNAGNGATKEVIDLTNDVAITKVEVPNFKIQAAILPSKNKYKTVLIPANLANKSIINVKNITNNYLKVNPRDISSNKSSNVKSLSVVQQVVDVSSVNTIIHLPHSSDQQNTNNNENNNETKQNKTIVHLLVPAEQVHNNNSLGMSIIESSINKPK, encoded by the exons ATGGAGAAAAACGAAGTTATCTGTATTTCTtctgatgatgatgaaaag aTCAACGATAAACAAAAGTCTCTGTCTAGTGATGAAAAagttaatgaatttaattctGTAAATACAAGTAGAGAGTTATTgtataacaatgaaaaaaaagatatagctAAGCAAAAACGCAAAATATCAGAAGTCGATGATACATCGAACGTAAAGAATAAtagtatagataaaaaaatgaagacaAAATTAAGTCAAGAAGTGAATGGTCAGTTAGTAGAGGATAGTGACAaacaaaatgatattaaatcaCAAATATGTACATCTACACCTGTAAATAGTGGTATTGTTAAACCTAAGttgattattaaagaaaagaaaaatatatccatTTTAGAACCAGATATATTTCCTATGTTTATTAGTTTATGTTtacaaaagaaacgagaacCGGCAATGgaaattatcgttaataaacttaaaAGACGATACGAGTTAATGAATCCTATATATGCAAAATCGGAAGTTTTCCAGAATTTTTTGAACAGAAAACGTAATGCTATATTGTCTTCtgataatatgatatatcatCATATTATGGATGTTAAGACTGAAATGAAAGCTAGAGCTAAAGGAGCTTTAAAAACTGTTCaaagtaaaacaaataaaagtaatgTTTCTAGTGATATGTCAAGTTCAAAAGCATCTTCATCTccaagtatttttaataatacagaAATGATGGATATAGATGAAGAAGATTACGAAGATAATACTATGGATCCTCATATAGAGAAAAGACTTAAGAAAATAGTGAAAGTAATGAAtatatgtgaaaaaagaataaaaatgttagaaGAGGCTGAAGTAGATTTTGATGATGAAGATAACAGTAATTACATTAAGcttgaaaaatataaggaaAGAATGGTGAACCTTTACAATGAATATTGTCGTATAACAGGTGATAATGCAGATGCAGGTCGTCCATATTTGAGACCCAAGCATTTAAATCCAACTCAAATTGTTATCGTGGATCAAGCAATCACGAATTTCATAAATGCAAAGATCActaaaagaaacaaactaaaaagaaatggCAGATTTACAGacgatttaatatttccaGATTACACAGACATTTTGAAATGTGTTTCAGATtgtaatgagaaaaataatttaggattagataaaaaaaaacaatctcAGATCG CTAAAAAGGCATTTACAAATTTGGGAGAACATTTACAACGTGCTAGACGCAACGATTACTGGGATACGTTTTCCCTATGTTtggaaaataaacaagaagaTCCAGCCTTAATAGATCAAGATCTTGCACAAAAATTACGTACAAATCGAGAGATCGGAGAACAGAAGTTAACTCAAGTATTTCAAGACTATgtgagaaaacaagaagaaatgaataattcctcattaaaaaataagacaaatatagaaaatgatgACAATGAAGATCACAATATAGAGTCTAAAGATGAGGATGAACATAGTGAAGAGGATAATGAAGATTATGAAGATGACAGTGACATTGTAGAAGGCgaagatgaaaatgatattGTAGAAAGTGAAGATGAAAATCATATTATAGAAAGTGAAGATAAAGATgacaaagataaagatgaCAAAGATAAAG GTgacaaagataaagatgataCAGATAAAGGTGACAAAGATAAAGGTGACAAAGATGAAGTAGTTATCGATAGCAGTgaacaaaatataaagaagaacgaaCATCATATCTTGGAAAATGAGATAAGtttagaaaatgatttaacaAATACATGCGAGGATAAAGATAGCAAGGAtgtattaataacaaatataaaagaagtaaGATGTGATATAAAACACTTAAAGCTTGACTCTGCGCTTTTTGAAAAGACGAATGAATCAGGTTCAGCGATACAATCAGATGTATCGGTTATTCAAGAATCATCGACattaaataacaatgatactaaAG ATGAATCAGATGAAATTATGCTTTTGGATAATGACTGCGATGAAACAACAGGAGGTAATAAACCTTTACTACGAGTACGTTCATTTGCAAAACATCCTACAACTTGGGAAGACAACAAGCAAAAATTTCAAAACGCGGGAAATGGAGCAACAAAAGAAGTGATTGATCTCACAAATGATGTAGCTATAACAAAAGTAGAGGTACCTAATTTTAAAATTCAGGCAGCAATACTTCCttcaaagaataaatataaaactgtGCTGATACCTGCAAATTTGgcaaataaaagtattatcaaTGTTaagaatattacaaataattacttAAAAGTAAATCCAAGAGATATTAGTTCAAATAAATCGTCAAATGTGAAATCTTTATCTGTGGTACAACAAGTAGTTGATGTAAGTTCCGTTAATACTATTATACATTTACCACATTCTTCTGATcaacaaaatacaaataataatgaaaataataacgaaacaaaacagaaTAAGACTATCGTACACCTTCTTGTACCAGCAGAACAAGTACATAACAACAATTCATTAGGAATGTCTATTATAGAAAGTTCAATAAATAAGCCAAAATGA
- the LOC127063832 gene encoding protein PFC0760c-like isoform X1 — MEKNEVICISSDDDEKINDKQKSLSSDEKVNEFNSVNTSRELLYNNEKKDIAKQKRKISEVDDTSNVKNNSIDKKMKTKLSQEVNGQLVEDSDKQNDIKSQICTSTPVNSGIVKPKLIIKEKKNISILEPDIFPMFISLCLQKKREPAMEIIVNKLKRRYELMNPIYAKSEVFQNFLNRKRNAILSSDNMIYHHIMDVKTEMKARAKGALKTVQSKTNKSNVSSDMSSSKASSSPSIFNNTEMMDIDEEDYEDNTMDPHIEKRLKKIVKVMNICEKRIKMLEEAEVDFDDEDNSNYIKLEKYKERMVNLYNEYCRITGDNADAGRPYLRPKHLNPTQIVIVDQAITNFINAKITKRNKLKRNGRFTDDLIFPDYTDILKCVSDCNEKNNLGLDKKKQSQIAKKAFTNLGEHLQRARRNDYWDTFSLCLENKQEDPALIDQDLAQKLRTNREIGEQKLTQVFQDYVRKQEEMNNSSLKNKTNIENDDNEDHNIESKDEDEHSEEDNEDYEDDSDIVEGEDENDIVESEDENHIIESEDKDDKDKDDKDKGDKDKDDTDKGDKDKGDKDKDDTDKGDKDKGDKDEVVIDSSEQNIKKNEHHILENEISLENDLTNTCEDKDSKDVLITNIKEVRCDIKHLKLDSALFEKTNESGSAIQSDVSVIQESSTLNNNDTKDESDEIMLLDNDCDETTGGNKPLLRVRSFAKHPTTWEDNKQKFQNAGNGATKEVIDLTNDVAITKVEVPNFKIQAAILPSKNKYKTVLIPANLANKSIINVKNITNNYLKVNPRDISSNKSSNVKSLSVVQQVVDVSSVNTIIHLPHSSDQQNTNNNENNNETKQNKTIVHLLVPAEQVHNNNSLGMSIIESSINKPK, encoded by the exons ATGGAGAAAAACGAAGTTATCTGTATTTCTtctgatgatgatgaaaag aTCAACGATAAACAAAAGTCTCTGTCTAGTGATGAAAAagttaatgaatttaattctGTAAATACAAGTAGAGAGTTATTgtataacaatgaaaaaaaagatatagctAAGCAAAAACGCAAAATATCAGAAGTCGATGATACATCGAACGTAAAGAATAAtagtatagataaaaaaatgaagacaAAATTAAGTCAAGAAGTGAATGGTCAGTTAGTAGAGGATAGTGACAaacaaaatgatattaaatcaCAAATATGTACATCTACACCTGTAAATAGTGGTATTGTTAAACCTAAGttgattattaaagaaaagaaaaatatatccatTTTAGAACCAGATATATTTCCTATGTTTATTAGTTTATGTTtacaaaagaaacgagaacCGGCAATGgaaattatcgttaataaacttaaaAGACGATACGAGTTAATGAATCCTATATATGCAAAATCGGAAGTTTTCCAGAATTTTTTGAACAGAAAACGTAATGCTATATTGTCTTCtgataatatgatatatcatCATATTATGGATGTTAAGACTGAAATGAAAGCTAGAGCTAAAGGAGCTTTAAAAACTGTTCaaagtaaaacaaataaaagtaatgTTTCTAGTGATATGTCAAGTTCAAAAGCATCTTCATCTccaagtatttttaataatacagaAATGATGGATATAGATGAAGAAGATTACGAAGATAATACTATGGATCCTCATATAGAGAAAAGACTTAAGAAAATAGTGAAAGTAATGAAtatatgtgaaaaaagaataaaaatgttagaaGAGGCTGAAGTAGATTTTGATGATGAAGATAACAGTAATTACATTAAGcttgaaaaatataaggaaAGAATGGTGAACCTTTACAATGAATATTGTCGTATAACAGGTGATAATGCAGATGCAGGTCGTCCATATTTGAGACCCAAGCATTTAAATCCAACTCAAATTGTTATCGTGGATCAAGCAATCACGAATTTCATAAATGCAAAGATCActaaaagaaacaaactaaaaagaaatggCAGATTTACAGacgatttaatatttccaGATTACACAGACATTTTGAAATGTGTTTCAGATtgtaatgagaaaaataatttaggattagataaaaaaaaacaatctcAGATCG CTAAAAAGGCATTTACAAATTTGGGAGAACATTTACAACGTGCTAGACGCAACGATTACTGGGATACGTTTTCCCTATGTTtggaaaataaacaagaagaTCCAGCCTTAATAGATCAAGATCTTGCACAAAAATTACGTACAAATCGAGAGATCGGAGAACAGAAGTTAACTCAAGTATTTCAAGACTATgtgagaaaacaagaagaaatgaataattcctcattaaaaaataagacaaatatagaaaatgatgACAATGAAGATCACAATATAGAGTCTAAAGATGAGGATGAACATAGTGAAGAGGATAATGAAGATTATGAAGATGACAGTGACATTGTAGAAGGCgaagatgaaaatgatattGTAGAAAGTGAAGATGAAAATCATATTATAGAAAGTGAAGATAAAGATgacaaagataaagatgaCAAAGATAAAGGTgacaaagataaagatgataCAGATAAAGGTGACAAAGATAAAGGTgacaaagataaagatgataCAGATAAAGGTGACAAAGATAAAGGTGACAAAGATGAAGTAGTTATCGATAGCAGTgaacaaaatataaagaagaacgaaCATCATATCTTGGAAAATGAGATAAGtttagaaaatgatttaacaAATACATGCGAGGATAAAGATAGCAAGGAtgtattaataacaaatataaaagaagtaaGATGTGATATAAAACACTTAAAGCTTGACTCTGCGCTTTTTGAAAAGACGAATGAATCAGGTTCAGCGATACAATCAGATGTATCGGTTATTCAAGAATCATCGACattaaataacaatgatactaaAG ATGAATCAGATGAAATTATGCTTTTGGATAATGACTGCGATGAAACAACAGGAGGTAATAAACCTTTACTACGAGTACGTTCATTTGCAAAACATCCTACAACTTGGGAAGACAACAAGCAAAAATTTCAAAACGCGGGAAATGGAGCAACAAAAGAAGTGATTGATCTCACAAATGATGTAGCTATAACAAAAGTAGAGGTACCTAATTTTAAAATTCAGGCAGCAATACTTCCttcaaagaataaatataaaactgtGCTGATACCTGCAAATTTGgcaaataaaagtattatcaaTGTTaagaatattacaaataattacttAAAAGTAAATCCAAGAGATATTAGTTCAAATAAATCGTCAAATGTGAAATCTTTATCTGTGGTACAACAAGTAGTTGATGTAAGTTCCGTTAATACTATTATACATTTACCACATTCTTCTGATcaacaaaatacaaataataatgaaaataataacgaaacaaaacagaaTAAGACTATCGTACACCTTCTTGTACCAGCAGAACAAGTACATAACAACAATTCATTAGGAATGTCTATTATAGAAAGTTCAATAAATAAGCCAAAATGA
- the LOC127063840 gene encoding kynurenine formamidase yields the protein MSTEEKLYTPSEWSKRYRSEELMSRFLIFAVNVTKKARNATKCLLDIPYGPTERSKYDIYGIDLPNDAPIFIFIHGGYWQELSKDFAGFAVPVLVANKIKVISIGYDLCPNVKIQDIICQIKVAIETILSSAVDSGCRCVWICGHSAGAHLAAALLHDTKWIECMTERGYFPLIKGLLLAGGIYNLGPLTNTSYNEALKLSEDDIRELSFSILDTKGNNPIKNLKVIATVGECDSPVFINETREYAQKIMSFVDNVEYILLRDNIDHFDIVENLLDAEFVLTRLILKYMNV from the exons ATGTCGACC GAAGAGAAACTGTACACACCAAGTGAATGGAGTAAAAGATATAGATCGGAAGAGTTAATGTCTCGATTCCTTATTTTTGCAGTGAACG taACGAAAAAGGCACGAAACGCTACGAAGTGTCTATTAGACATACCATATGGTCCAACAGAGCGCTcgaaatatgatatttatggAATCGATTTGCCTAATG atgcaccgatatttatatttattcacgGTGGTTACTGGCAAGAATTAAGCAAAGATTTCGCAGGATTTGCAGTGCCAGTTCTCGTCgccaataaaattaaagttatATCGATCGGTTACGATCTGTGTCCTAATg TTAAAATACAAGATATAATCTGCCAAATAAAAGTTGCGATTGAGACAATTTTAAGTTCTGCCGTAGATTCTGGATGTCg ATGCGTTTGGATCTGTGGTCATAGTGCCGGCGCACATTTGGCAGCTGCATTGTTACACGATACAAAATGGATCGAATGTATGACAGAGCGAGGATATTTTCCATTAATAAAAGGTTTGTTACTCGCTGGTGGAATTTATAATTTAGGACCTCTTACCAATACCTCGTACAATGAGGCTTTGAAACTCTCGGA AGATGATATCAGAGAATTAAGTTTTTCTATTCTCGATACTAAAGGAAATAAccctataaaaaatttaaaagtaaTCGCGACTGTAGGAGAGTGTGATTCTCCTGTATTCATTAACGAAACGCGAGAATATGCTCAA aaAATTATGTCTTTTGTGGATAACGTagagtatattttattacgcgACAACATTGATCATTTtgatatcgtagaaaatttattagatgCTGAATTTGTTTTAACGcgattaatattgaaatatatgaatgtatag
- the LOC127063839 gene encoding innexin inx2 has translation MFDVFGSVKGLLKLDSVCIDNNVFRLHYKATVIVLIAFSLLVTSRQYIGDPIDCIVDEIPPHVMDTYCWIYSTFTIPNRGGVVGMDVVQPGVRSHVEGVDDIKYHKYYQWVCFTLFFQAILFYVPRYLWKTWEGGRIKMLMLDLNCPVANEETKCERRKLLVDYFALNLHSQNFYAFRFFFCEVLNFINVVGQIYFMDFFLDGEFSTYGADVVKFTELEPEDRDDPMSRVFPKVTKCTFHKYGASGTVQKFDGLCVLPLNIVNEKIYVFLWFWFIILSILSGLSLAYRAAVVAGPRLRLMLLRTRSRISDKHDIETIAKNCQIGDWFVLYQLGKNIDPLIYKQLVSDLALKLQGKESMHV, from the coding sequence aTGTTCGACGTTTTTGGCTCGGTGAAAGGTCTACTCAAGCTAGACAGTGTGTGCATCGACAACAATGTCTTCCGATTGCACTACAAAGCCACCGTGATCGTACTGATCGCGTTCTCCTTGCTTGTAACCTCGAGGCAGTATATCGGCGATCCGATCGATTGCATCGTCGATGAAATACCGCCCCACGTGATGGACACTTATTGCTGGATCTACTCGACCTTTACGATCCCGAACCGTGGCGGCGTCGTTGGCATGGACGTCGTACAACCTGGTGTACGAAGTCACGTCGAGGGCGTCGACGATATCAAATACCACAAGTATTATCAGTGGGTATGTTTCACCCTCTTCTTCCAGGCGATACTCTTCTACGTGCCACGTTATCTTTGGAAAACTTGGGAAGGCGGCAGAATAAAGATGCTCATGCTCGACCTAAACTGTCCCGTTGCAAACGAGGAAACAAAATGCGAGAGACGAAAATTACTCGTTGATTATTTCGCCTTGAATTTGCACTCCCAGAACTTCTACGCGTTCCGATTCTTCTTCTGCGAAGTCCTCAACTTCATCAACGTGGTCGGACAGATATATTTTATGGACTTCTTCCTGGACGGGGAATTCTCGACGTACGGGGCGGACGTCGTCAAGTTCACGGAACTAGAGCCGGAAGATCGGGACGATCCTATGTCCCGCGTGTTCCCGAAGGTCACCAAGTGTACCTTCCACAAATATGGTGCGTCCGGTACCGTACAAAAGTTCGACGGTCTATGCGTCCTACCGTTGAACATCGTCAACGAGAAGATCTACGTGTTCCTCTGGTTCTGGTTCATTATCCTGTCGATTCTAAGCGGTCTTAGCTTGGCCTATCGCGCAGCCGTCGTTGCAGGACCGAGGCTACGTCTGATGTTACTACGTACTCGTTCTCGCATATCAGACAAGCACGACATCGAAACGATCGCTAAGAATTGTCAAATAGGCGACTGGTTCGTCCTTTATCAACTGGGTAAGAACATCGATCCGTTGATCTACAAGCAGCTCGTATCCGACTTGGCTTTGAAGCTACAGGGTAAAGAGTCGATGCACGTGTAG